A single region of the Sorghum bicolor cultivar BTx623 chromosome 7, Sorghum_bicolor_NCBIv3, whole genome shotgun sequence genome encodes:
- the LOC8064019 gene encoding uncharacterized protein LOC8064019: protein MATDAILETIKPRRSEDEQLPVTTPGAAGTKAGGGGGIGLRRRMSSFSVHVRPPPSLSLSSSVAAFRRARSMPSVKALAAAGALRRWWEWGLGWVTAPFAPRGLDHLDDEARPLGGGCSCAGGAAGGGWRHVLFKLRAGARRLLGRDGRPLKAAAPQDFGYDSVSYKQNFDDGEA, encoded by the coding sequence GCCGCGGCGGAGCGAGGACGAGCAGCTCCCGGTGACCACGCCCGGCGCCGCGGGAACcaaggcgggcggcggcggcgggatcgGTCTGCGCCGACGCATGTCGTCGTTCTCGGTGCACGtgaggccgccgccgtcgctgtCGCTGTCGTCGTCGGTGGCGGCGTTCCGTCGCGCGCGGTCGATGCCGTCCGTGAaggcgctggcggcggcgggcgcgctGCGGCGGTGGTGGGAGTGGGGGCTCGGCTGGGTGACTGCGCCGTTCGCGCCCCGCGGGCTGGACCACCTCGACGACGAGGCGCGGCCGCTGGGCGGCGGGTGCAGCTGCGCCGGCGGGGCCGCGGGCGGTGGGTGGCGGCACGTCCTGTTCAAGCTCCGCGCCGGGGCCCGACGCCTGCTGGGCCGCGATGGGCGGCCGCTCAAGGCCGCCGCGCCGCAGGACTTCGGGTACGACTCCGTTAGCTACAAGCAGAacttcgacgacggcgaggcgtGA
- the LOC8064020 gene encoding protein CUP-SHAPED COTYLEDON 3: MQHQVQDHHQAMGDTLWDLLGEEMAAAGGEHGLPPGFRFHPTDEELVTFYLAAKVFNGACCGIDIAEVDLNRCEPWELPDAARMGEREWYFFSLRDRKYPTGLRTNRATGAGYWKATGKDREVLNAATGALLGMKKTLVFYKGRAPRGEKTKWVLHEYRLDGDFAAARRPCKEEWVICRILHKAGDLYSKLMMVKNPYYLPMAMEPSSFCFQQEPTAHPLTNPSGGCTIPLGLPFHHGHPGMQPPSPSNHGNKQVVFAGAAGCCMQQEPPNGSNSAVLPMPPFPPFTPIVAGKPAAPAPPPQVGVNAGPQEPPPPTWLEAYLQHSDGILYEMGPAAAPRGA, encoded by the exons ATGCAGCACCAGGTCCAGGATCACCACCAGGCCATGGGCGACACGCTGTGGGACCTGCTCGGGGaggagatggcggcggcgggcggcgagcACGGGCTTCCCCCAGGGTTCCGGTTCCACCCCACCGACGAGGAGCTGGTGACCTTCTACCTGGCGGCCAAGGTGTTCAACGGCGCCTGCTGCGGCATCGACATCGCCGAGGTGGACCTCAACCGGTGCGAGCCGTGGGAGCTCCCCGACGCGGCGCGCATGGGGGAGCGCGAGTGGTACTTCTTCAGCCTCCGCGACCGCAAGTACCCCACGGGCCTCCGCACCAACCGCGCCACCGGCGCCGGCTACTGGAAGGCCACCGGCAAGGACCGCGAGGTGCTCAACGCCGCCACCGGCGCGCTCCTCGGCATGAAGAAGACGCTCGTCTTCTACAAGGGCCGCGCGCCGCGCGGGGAGAAGACCAAGTGGGTCCTCCACGAGTACCGCCTCGACGGCGACttcgccgccgctcgccgcccatGCAAG GAGGAATGGGTGATCTGCAGGATACTGCACAAGGCAGGCGACCTGTACAGCAAGCTGATGATGGTGAAGAACCCCTACTACCTCCCCATGGCAATGGAACCCTCCAGCTTCTGCTTCCAGCAGGAGCCCACCGCGCATCCCCTCACAAACCCTAGCGGCGGCTGCACAATACCCCTCGGCCTCCCCTTCCACCACGGCCACCCCGGCATGCAGCCGCCGTCGCCGAGCAACCATGGCAACAAGCAGGTCGTCTTCGCCGGGGCAGCGGGCTGCTGCATGCAGCAAGAGCCGCCAAACGGCAGCAACAGCGCCGTGCTGCCCATGCCGCCGTTCCCTCCCTTCACTCCCATCGTCGCTGGCAAGCCGGCGGCCCCGGCGCCACCGCCCCAGGTCGGGGTCAACGCCGGTCCACAGGAGCCACCGCCACCAACCTGGCTGGAGGCCTACCTGCAGCACAGTGATGGGATCCTTTATGAGATGGGCCCAGCTGCAGCGCCCAGGGGCGCATGA